One genomic region from Salvia hispanica cultivar TCC Black 2014 chromosome 2, UniMelb_Shisp_WGS_1.0, whole genome shotgun sequence encodes:
- the LOC125205497 gene encoding metal transporter Nramp5-like codes for MASLQQQQGSGGGNTNRVVAVVQTPPAAAGGNKEFDQEDQFQQEPGWKNFLKHVGPGFLVSLAYLDPGNLETDLQAGANHGYELLWVILIGLVFALIIQSLAANLGVSTGKHLAEHCKAEYPIFVKLCLWILAELAVIAADIPEVIGTAFALNILFKIPVWVGVLCTGCSTLLLLGLQKYGVRKLELLIAILVFIMAACFFGELSYVKPPAKEVMKGMFVPKLKGQGATGDAIALLGALVMPHNLFLHSALVLSRKIPNSVRGINDACRYFLIESGFALFVAFLINVAVISVSGTVCLADDLSSENEESCSDLTLNSASFLLKNVLGKSSSTVYAIALLASGQSSTITGTYAGQYIMQGFLELKMRKWTRNLMTRCIAITPSLVVSIIGGSSGAGRLIIIASMILSFELPFALIPLLKFSTSSTKMGTHKNSIYIIVFSWILGLGIIGINIYYLSTAFVGWLIDNDLPKVGNVFIGILVFPLMAIYVISVIYLMFRKDRVVTFIDPTKSDPTAMENGHQGGVEMQNAPYREDLADIPLPN; via the exons ATGGCAAGCTTGCAGCAGCAGCAGGGCAGTGGCGGTGGGAACACCAACCGTGTTGTCGCGGTGGTGCAGACGccgcccgccgccgccggaggAAACAAAGAATTTGATCAGGAAGACCAATTTCAACAG gAACCTGGGTGGAAAAATTTCTTGAAGCATGTTGGACCTGGTTTCTTGGTCTCATTGGCTTACCTTGATCCGGGAAATT TGGAAACTGATTTGCAGGCGGGAGCAAACCACGGCTATGAA CTGTTGTGGGTGATACTTATCGGATTGGTGTTTGCCCTTATAATTCAATCACTTGCAGCAAATTTAGGAGTCAGCACCG GCAAACATTTGGCGGAGCATTGCAAAGCTGAGTATCCAATATTCGTCAAATTATGCTTGTGGATTCTAGCTGAGCTTGCCGTCATCGCTGCCGACATCCCAGAAG TGATTGGGACGGCATTTGCACTGAACATATTATTCAAGATACCAGTTTGGGTTGGGGTTCTCTGCACCGGGTGCAGTACTCTACTCTTGCTCGGTCTACAAAAATATGGT GTTAGGAAGCTGGAATTATTAATAGCAATATTAGTATTCATAATGGCAGCATgtttctttggagaattaagcTATGTGAAACCTCCGGCTAAAGAAGTGATGAAGGGAATGTTTGTGCCTAAGTTAAAAGGCCAAGGCGCCACCGGTGACGCCATCGCGTTGCTCGGTGCACTCGTTATGCC gcataatctttttcttcattctgCTCTAGTGCTATCGAGAAAGATACCTAATTCTGTTCGTGGCATTAAT gATGCTTGTCGATACTTCTTGATTGAAAGTGGATTTGCACTTTTTGTAGCGTTTTTGATAAATGTGGCCGTTATTTCCGTGTCTGGTACTGTTTGCTTAGCAGATGATCTCTCAagtgaaaatgaagaaagttgTAGCGACTTAACACTAAATTCAGCATCCTTCCTCCTCAAG AATGTTTTGGGGAAATCAAGCTCTACTGTTTATGCCATTGCATTGTTGGCCTCGGGCCAGAGCTCCACTATCACAGGCACCTATGCAGGACAATACATCATGCAG GGATTCTTGGAACTCAAGATGAGAAAATGGACAAGGAATTTGATGACAAGGTGCATTGCCATAACACCTAGTTTAGTAGTGTCTATAATTGGAGGATCTTCCGGAGCCGGTCGACTCATCATTATTGCATCG aTGATACTATCTTTCGAGCTTCCTTTTGCTCTCATCCCACTTCTCAAATTCAGCACAAGCTCCACCAAAATGGGAACTCACAAGAACTCTATCTAC ATTATCGTGTTTTCGTGGATCCTTGGCCTCGGGATCATAGGCATCAACATCTACTACTTGAGCACTGCATTTGTAGGGTGGCTTATCGACAATGACTTGCCTAAAGTGGGGAATGTGTTCATTGGAATACTAGTGTTTCCTCTTATGGCAATCTATGTTATTTCGGTTATCTATCTCATGTTTCGAAAGGACAGGGTTGTGACATTCATTGACCCCACCAAGTCTGATCCGACTGCCATGGAAAACGGGCATCAAGGAGGAGTTGAGATGCAAAACGCTCCGTATAGAGAGGATCTAGCCGATATCCCGTTACCTAACTAG
- the LOC125205499 gene encoding replication factor C subunit 2, which yields MAPVLPSTQQWVEKYRPKQVKDVAHQEEVVRVLTNTLETTNCPHMLFYGPPGTGKTTTALAIAHQLYGPELYKSRVLELNASDDRGINVVRTKIKNFAAVAVGSARQGGYPCPPYKIIILDEADSMTEDAQNALRRTMETYSKVTRFFFICNYISRIIEPLASRCAKFRFKPLTEEIMTSRILYICNEEGLNLDSEALSTLSSISQGDLRRAITYLQGAARLFGSSISSKDLISVSGVIPDGVVQALFTACKSGDFDIADKEVKNVIAEGYPASQMLNHLFDVVVESDDIPDDQKARICKKFGEADKCLVDGADEYLQLLDVASNIMRALNNMPQEFPFGS from the exons ATGGCGCCAGTTTTACCGAGCACTCAGCAATGGGTCGAGAAATA TCGGCCGAAGCAAGTGAAGGATGTTGCGCACCAAGAAGAGGTCGTTCGAGTTCTCACCAACACTTTGGAAACCACTAAT TGTCCGCACATGCTATTCTATGGGCCTCCTGGTACGGGGAAAACGACTACAGCTCTCGCCATTGCTCACCAGCTTTATGG GCCGGAGTTATACAAGTCTAGAGTACTGGAGCTGAATGCTAGTGATGATCGTGGGATAAACGTTGTTCGTacgaaaattaagaattttgcTGCTGTTGCTGTTGGCTCTGCACGTCAAGG TGGTTATCCTTGCCCGCCTTACAAGATTATAATTCTTGATGAGGCAGATTCGATGACTGAAGATGCCCAG AATGCCTTGCGACGCACTATGGAGACATACTCTAAAGTTACAAGATTCTTCTTCATTTGTAACTACATTAGCAG AATTATCGAACCCCTTGCATCTAGGTGTGCGAAGTTTAGATTCAAACCACTTACAGAAGAAATTATGACATCTCGCATTCTTTATATCTGCAATGAGGAAGGTCTTAACTTGGATTCAGAG GCACTTTCAACCTTAAGTTCTATCTCTCAAGGTGATCTGCGTCGTGCTATAACATATCTACAA GGTGCTGCTCGCTTATTCGGATCCTCAATTTCATCTAAGGACTTAATCAGCGTGTCTGGT GTCATCCCCGATGGCGTTGTGCAGGCTCTCTTTACAGCTTGCAAAAGTGGTGATTTCGACATAGCTGAtaaagaagtaaaaaatgTGATTGCTGAAGGCTATCCAGCTTCTCAGATGCTCAATCAT TTGTTTGATGTAGTTGTCGAATCAGATGACATACCAGATGACCAGAAAGCAAGAATATGCAAGAAATTTGGAGAGGCAGATAAG TGTCTTGTAGATGGAGCAGACGAGTATTTGCAACTGTTGGATGTGGCTAGCAATATCATGCGTGCGCTAAATAACATGCCACAGGAATTCCCTTTCGGAAGTTAG
- the LOC125206587 gene encoding probable receptor-like protein kinase At1g11050 produces the protein MQIQMSGRRVLDASKSEERILITDWAWELVKAGKVEEVFHRGIRTEGPKGVMERFVRVGILCAHVMLALRPTIEDALRMLEGDIDIPRLPDRPLPLAQFSFFSYGTSASEGSRVSNWSNTS, from the coding sequence ATGCAAATTCAAATGAGTGGGCGGAGGGTGCTTGATGCCTCGAAGAGCGAGGAGCGAATCTTGATCACGGATTGGGCGTGGGAACTAGTCAAGGCCGGGAAGGTCGAGGAAGTTTTCCACAGGGGCATAAGGACGGAAGGGCCGAAAGGGGTGATGGAGAGATTCGTGCGCGTTGGGATCCTCTGCGCGCATGTCATGTTGGCGCTTAGGCCGACCATTGAGGATGCGCTGAGGATGCTTGAAGGCGACATTGACATCCCTCGTCTGCCTGATCGCCCGTTGCCTCTCGCGCAGTTTAGCTTTTTTAGTTATGGCACAAGTGCAAGTGAGGGGTCAAGAGTTTCAAATTGGAGTAACACTAGTTGA